The genomic segment TGTTGGTGAATCGTTTCTTCGTTTCGGCATTCGACGAAGAACGTTGCGATTGCATCCATTTCGTAGAGATCGGCCGCGATTAAGCGGACCATGTCTTCGACGAAACGTGGGTTTTCGTAAGCCATCTCCGTGACACGTTTTTCATCCGGGCGTTTGAGGACCGGGTGGAGTGGTGCTGAAGCGTTAGACTCAGCAGCATCAAGTAGTTCTTGTTTCCAATCGAAGTCGTCTGCCTCGTCACGAAGCGATGCTTCCATCGTGACGTAACCACGTTGGTTATGGGCACTGTACTCACTGATTTCTTTTGAACATGGGCAGAGCGTCGTGACATTGATCGTTAACCCGACCGTCAACGTTGCTTCATTCGTTTCCGTATCGACACTGACCGTTTGCCAGACTTCGGCATTCATCAGACCGCTGAGTCCAGTTGCCGGTGCTTTACGCGTGAAGAACCATGGGTAGCGAATCGTTAATTGACCTTCAGACTG from the Exiguobacterium oxidotolerans JCM 12280 genome contains:
- the folE2 gene encoding GTP cyclohydrolase FolE2, whose protein sequence is MSTYPITLPTKEERHKLFGSVPPVKGTKPTEKDKMVDLQNTPKNFLFALDAVGISNVKHPVVIQDGDKTQATVATFELSTSLVQDRKGINMSRLTEQLDQYHQEGWVVTNESLIQFARDLAERMEQSEGQLTIRYPWFFTRKAPATGLSGLMNAEVWQTVSVDTETNEATLTVGLTINVTTLCPCSKEISEYSAHNQRGYVTMEASLRDEADDFDWKQELLDAAESNASAPLHPVLKRPDEKRVTEMAYENPRFVEDMVRLIAADLYEMDAIATFFVECRNEETIHQHDAIARITFDKDAQ